TCTTCTGCTCCCTTGCTCCCAAAGCTCGACATGGAAGTTTATTAACAAGCCGACGGACACCTTGGCCAATTTCATATAGGTTACTATTTGTGCTTCATGAATTGGCAATAATTTATCTACTGATTTTATCTCAAGAATTAACCTGTTCTCAACAAACAAATCCAGCCGGTATCCGCAATCCAATTGAATGCCTTTA
This genomic interval from bacterium contains the following:
- a CDS encoding GxxExxY protein, with amino-acid sequence KGIQLDCGYRLDLFVENRLILEIKSVDKLLPIHEAQIVTYMKLAKVSVGLLINFHVELWEQGSRRFVL